AGGAGTGATCCATGACATTCAAAAAACTGGCAAAAGCCCTGGCAACAGCTGCCATAGGTGCCCTTATGGTTTCGGCGACATCGGCGGAGGAGCTGTCGCTCGAAGGCAAAACCATCGGCGTGACTGTCGTCGGCACAAGTCACCACTGGGACCTTCAGGCCTACAAGGGGCAGATCGAGGAGCTGGAACGGCTTGGCGCCGAGGTCATCGCACTGGATGCAGAGCGCAATGACCAGACACAGATCAACCAGATCCAGACGCTGATCGCCCAGCAGCCTGATGCGATTATCCAGCAGCTCGGAAACATCAAGGTTCTTGACCCGTGGCTGAAGAGGATCAGCGATGCCGGCATCCCGTTGTTCACGGTCGACACGATTACCGAGCATTCCGTCAACAACACGACGTCAAACAATTACGGCATCGGTTCCGACCTTGCCCTTCAGATTGCCGAAGATATGGGCGGCGAAGGCAAGATCCTTGTTTTCAACGGCTTCTATTCCGTGCCGGTCTGTAAAATCCGCTATGACCAGCTGAAGTATGTCATGAGCAATTTTTCCGGTATCGAGATGATCGAGCCGGAGCTGAAGGATGTTGCTCCCAATACGGTTCAGCAGGCATTCGCAGACGTGACCGACATGCTGACCAAGTTCGATGAGAACTCGGGTCTCAAAGCTGTCTGGGCCTGTTGGGACCGCCCGAGCGTCGGCGCAACGCAGGCGATTGAAAAGGCCGGCCGCAACGAGGTCAAGGTCTACGGCATCGACGGATCTCCGGACTTCGTCGAAATGATCCTGGACCCGAATTCACCGGCCCAGGCTGTTGCTGCACAGCAGCCCTATGAAATCGGCAAGGGCGCAGCGCAAAATGTCGCCAAATATCTCAATGGCCAGGACATTCCTCCGGTGACCTTTGTTCCTGCGATGATGATCAACAAGGCGAATGCATCGGAAGTCGCTGCCGACTTCCTGCCCAAAAACTAAGTCAGCCAACGGCTCGATACGACCCTACCCGCACCTGACGGGTGGGGTCACCGATGCAAAGGCAAGGAGATCTGCATGTCAAACGTGGCGGTGGATATGCGCGGCATATCCAAGGAGTTTGGCCCTGTAAAAGCCCTGGATAATGTCGATCTTCTGGTGCGCAAAGGCTCCATTCACGGCCTGGTCGGCGCAAACGGGGCGGGAAAGTCCACAATCATCAAGGTCCTTGCGGGCATCTACGCCAATGACGCCGGCACAATCACAGTCGACGGCAAAGCCCTTGAAACGATAACGCCCGCGTCGATTGAAAAGGAAGGCGTGCACTTCATCCACCAGGACCGACTGCTGGTTCCCACAGCAACGGTCGCCGAGGCCGTTTTCCTGAACAACGAACCCAGGGCGGGAATTTTCCTCAACATCAGGAAAATGAAATGCGACGCCGCAGCCCTCATTCAGAAGTATTTCGATGTCGAGATCGATCCGAACACGCTTGTTCGCGATCTCTCTGCAGCAAAACAGAAAATCGTCCAAATCACACGCGCGCTGGCCAACAACGCGAAGGTTCTGGTTCTCGACGAGCCCACGGCAGCGCTTGTTTCAGCTGAAGCAAATAGTCTCTTCAAGGTCTTGCGGGACCTGAAAAACCAGGGCATCGCGATCGTTTTCATCTCGCACTACATGCAGGAGATCATGGATGTGTGCGATGACGTGACCATATTGCGGAACGGCCAGAATGCCGGCAATGTCGAAACATCCAGCACCAGCATTGATGAAATCGTGTCGCTGATGGTCGACCGCGACGCCTCGGAGATGTACCCGCCGCGCGATCACAAGATCGGCAAACCGATCCTTGAGATCGAAAACCTCACACGCAAGGGGCATTTCAACGACATCACAATGTCCCTTCATTCGGGAGAGGTGCTTGGCCTGATCGGGCTCCTGGGCTCGGGCGACAAGCAGCTGCTCAAATGCATGTTCGGGTTGGATCAGGCCGACAGCGGATCCATCAGGTTGAACGGCACGGACCGCTCTTTCAGCGCGCCCTCTCAGGCCGTGCGCGCCGGCATCGCCATGATCCCTGAAGACAGGCGGGCCCACGGTGTTGCCGTCGACCTGACGGTCTTTGAAAACATCTCTGTTGCCTCAATCGATCAGCGCTCAAACAAGGGCTTCGTCAACTTCAAGGAAGAAGCCAAGGTTGTCGACGGATTGATTGGCGAACTCGGCATCAAGACGCCGGACAGGTTCCTGCCGGTGAAAAACCTTTCGGGCGGCAACCAGCAGAAGGTTGTCGTGGCCAAGTGGCTGAGCTGCGACAGCTCTGTCTACCTGCTCGACGATCCGACGGTTGCCGTGGATGTCGGCGCCAAGGTCGAGATTTATAACCTCATCAACCGGCTGGCCGGGGAAGGCAAAGGGCTGATTTTCGTTTCCTCCGACCTGGAGGAAGCCGTGGAGATGTGCGACCGCATTCTGGTCATCTACAAGGGTGAAATCGTGGGCGAATACAAACGTGGTGAGGTAGACAGCAATACGTTGCTGGCGGTGGCATCGGGCGCTTCTGTTGATCAGAGGGAAGCTTCGTAATGTCG
This portion of the Hoeflea prorocentri genome encodes:
- a CDS encoding sugar ABC transporter ATP-binding protein, with the protein product MSNVAVDMRGISKEFGPVKALDNVDLLVRKGSIHGLVGANGAGKSTIIKVLAGIYANDAGTITVDGKALETITPASIEKEGVHFIHQDRLLVPTATVAEAVFLNNEPRAGIFLNIRKMKCDAAALIQKYFDVEIDPNTLVRDLSAAKQKIVQITRALANNAKVLVLDEPTAALVSAEANSLFKVLRDLKNQGIAIVFISHYMQEIMDVCDDVTILRNGQNAGNVETSSTSIDEIVSLMVDRDASEMYPPRDHKIGKPILEIENLTRKGHFNDITMSLHSGEVLGLIGLLGSGDKQLLKCMFGLDQADSGSIRLNGTDRSFSAPSQAVRAGIAMIPEDRRAHGVAVDLTVFENISVASIDQRSNKGFVNFKEEAKVVDGLIGELGIKTPDRFLPVKNLSGGNQQKVVVAKWLSCDSSVYLLDDPTVAVDVGAKVEIYNLINRLAGEGKGLIFVSSDLEEAVEMCDRILVIYKGEIVGEYKRGEVDSNTLLAVASGASVDQREAS
- a CDS encoding sugar ABC transporter substrate-binding protein, which gives rise to MTFKKLAKALATAAIGALMVSATSAEELSLEGKTIGVTVVGTSHHWDLQAYKGQIEELERLGAEVIALDAERNDQTQINQIQTLIAQQPDAIIQQLGNIKVLDPWLKRISDAGIPLFTVDTITEHSVNNTTSNNYGIGSDLALQIAEDMGGEGKILVFNGFYSVPVCKIRYDQLKYVMSNFSGIEMIEPELKDVAPNTVQQAFADVTDMLTKFDENSGLKAVWACWDRPSVGATQAIEKAGRNEVKVYGIDGSPDFVEMILDPNSPAQAVAAQQPYEIGKGAAQNVAKYLNGQDIPPVTFVPAMMINKANASEVAADFLPKN